One genomic region from Burkholderia latens encodes:
- a CDS encoding YdcH family protein has translation MQNRPTEQQQELHNRLAALQEQHQQLAREIELKEGHSDIDDITLHRLKKEKLAAKDKIILLQSQLEPDKRA, from the coding sequence ATGCAAAACCGTCCCACGGAACAGCAGCAGGAATTGCACAACCGTTTGGCAGCATTGCAGGAGCAGCACCAGCAGCTCGCTCGGGAAATCGAGCTGAAGGAAGGACACTCCGACATCGACGACATTACGCTGCACCGGCTGAAGAAGGAAAAGCTGGCAGCCAAGGACAAAATCATTTTGCTGCAATCGCAGCTGGAACCGGATAAGCGCGCCTGA